In Crinalium epipsammum PCC 9333, the following are encoded in one genomic region:
- a CDS encoding Eco57I restriction-modification methylase domain-containing protein — translation MSAVIKNLTGIQIEGNLIAPDLTTEFITGSVKGQAPEDFGKAKTDKLADEIAIAWGDAKAYWAAFQRRLLRLDENDLATSITREQWAVPLLESLGYQLVYTAKAEIVDGQTYAISHRVESGENKPPVHIIGCRVKLEQRPPSGTPRLSAHALMQEYLNRTEHLWGIVTNGLQWRLLRDSSLMTRLTYIEFDLEQILNNENFAEFGLFYRLFHRSRLPQGMDDADQCLLEHYHTEAIAQGGRVRDRLRDGVEKALIQLGTGFLQHPDNEDLRQRFESGELTHKVYYRQLLLLIYRLLFLMVAESRNLLLTDDEPEKARIYLEYYSIERLRNLTERPSWRREGFQDLWQGLRVTFCLFDENWRGEVLGLSPLNGSLFGSSTLLDLNSCAIDNHDLSLAIRYLSLYEQKGQQRRVNYGALDVEELGSVYESLLDFNPLVSQRNGIYEFQLVAGSDRKTTGSFYTPPELVGLLIKSALEPVIEAKLQSALVPQKPPTEAKSAQETALLSLKVVDPACGSGHFLLAAARRIGKELARIRTGEAQPGIEPLKQAIRDVIQHCIYGVDLNPLAVDLCKVALWIEGFCRGLPLNFLDHRIKCGNSLVGVLDISCLDEGIPDEAFKPVTGDDRKLSAQFKKRNKQERQDIEAGQLSLNLYGGLGNERSQYAAEWQELGSIPETNTNDVKRKQSRYMRDRSPENSGWWRDYSACNLWTAAFFMPLTEQNLQLLPTTAALSQLLQGNATTRKVVEAANKLAEEKNFFHWCLEFPEVFEAGGFDTVLGNPPWERIKLQEKEFFASRSFEIANAANKAAREKLIKQLQQNNPELAQAWEDAKHDADAQGKFIRESARFPLTAVGDINTYAVFSEIVINLISPYGRSGIIIPIGIATDDTTKIFFSELIKNQRLASLTGFENEAFIFPAVDHTVKFCTLTVTGISIKSQQAEYTFFCRYFTDVHNHKRHFNLTSKDIALINPNTFNCPVFRTQPDVKITKNIYRTIPVLDNESTGINPWQISLSAMLHMANDSRLFVDVYNTGFVPVYEAKMFHQFDHRYSTYEGATQANLNAGILPRLNKEFKQNFSCFTQPRYWISPNEVKKRLFDWWNKQWLIVARKIGKTTNERTAIFSIIPKYGCGDSIIILIPSVKNTKLISCLVANSNSLVFDFVTRQKQGGNNLAFFILKQLPVIPPEAYTQEDIEFISSRVLELVYTAYDMQPFAQDMGYDGEPFIWNPERRALLRAELDAYYAKLYGLTRDELRYILDPADVYGADFPSETFRVLKNHEIKQFGEYRTQRLVLAAWDMLGY, via the coding sequence AGCATTACCCGTGAACAATGGGCAGTACCGTTATTAGAAAGTTTAGGTTATCAATTAGTTTATACAGCTAAAGCGGAAATAGTAGACGGACAAACTTATGCTATTTCTCACCGCGTAGAGTCAGGAGAAAATAAACCGCCAGTTCATATTATAGGTTGTCGAGTTAAATTAGAACAACGCCCGCCTAGCGGTACGCCGAGACTTTCTGCCCATGCTTTAATGCAGGAATATCTTAACCGCACTGAACATCTTTGGGGTATTGTTACTAATGGTTTGCAGTGGCGGTTATTGCGCGATTCATCCTTAATGACGCGCTTAACTTATATTGAATTTGATTTAGAACAAATTCTCAACAATGAAAATTTTGCCGAGTTTGGTTTATTTTATCGCTTATTCCATCGTTCCCGTTTACCACAGGGAATGGATGATGCAGATCAGTGCTTATTAGAACATTATCATACTGAAGCGATCGCTCAAGGGGGAAGAGTACGCGATCGGTTGCGGGATGGTGTAGAAAAAGCTTTAATTCAGTTAGGAACTGGTTTTTTACAACATCCTGATAATGAAGATTTACGACAACGTTTTGAATCAGGGGAATTAACACATAAGGTTTACTATCGCCAGCTATTATTACTAATTTACCGCTTGTTATTTTTAATGGTGGCGGAATCGCGGAATTTGCTTTTAACCGATGATGAGCCAGAAAAAGCCCGGATTTATTTAGAATATTATAGTATTGAACGATTGAGAAATTTAACTGAACGTCCTTCTTGGCGTAGGGAAGGATTTCAAGATTTGTGGCAAGGTTTGCGCGTAACCTTTTGTTTGTTTGACGAAAACTGGCGGGGAGAAGTGTTAGGACTTTCGCCGTTGAATGGTAGCTTGTTTGGTTCCTCTACTTTACTAGATTTAAATAGCTGCGCTATAGATAACCACGATTTATCATTAGCGATTCGCTATTTATCTTTATACGAACAAAAAGGACAACAACGCCGAGTTAATTATGGGGCGTTAGATGTTGAAGAATTAGGCAGTGTTTATGAAAGTTTGCTTGATTTTAATCCCTTAGTTAGTCAGCGAAATGGCATTTATGAGTTTCAGTTGGTAGCAGGAAGCGATCGCAAAACGACTGGATCTTTCTATACTCCCCCAGAATTGGTAGGGCTGTTGATTAAAAGTGCTTTAGAACCCGTTATTGAAGCTAAGTTACAATCTGCCCTCGTCCCTCAAAAGCCCCCCACAGAGGCTAAATCTGCCCAAGAAACAGCATTATTAAGCTTGAAAGTAGTAGATCCTGCTTGCGGTTCTGGTCACTTTCTCCTAGCAGCAGCGCGGCGTATTGGTAAGGAGTTAGCGCGTATTCGTACAGGGGAAGCGCAACCAGGAATTGAACCGTTAAAACAAGCAATTCGGGATGTAATTCAGCATTGTATATATGGTGTGGATTTAAACCCATTAGCGGTGGATTTATGCAAAGTGGCGTTGTGGATTGAAGGTTTTTGTCGCGGTTTACCTCTAAACTTTTTAGATCACCGCATTAAGTGCGGTAATTCTCTGGTAGGAGTTTTAGATATATCGTGTTTAGACGAAGGGATACCAGACGAAGCATTTAAACCTGTTACTGGGGATGATAGGAAGTTATCCGCGCAGTTTAAGAAGCGCAACAAGCAGGAACGACAAGATATAGAAGCAGGGCAGCTATCGCTGAATTTGTATGGCGGTTTAGGAAATGAGCGATCTCAATATGCAGCCGAGTGGCAAGAATTGGGTAGTATTCCCGAAACTAATACTAATGATGTTAAACGCAAACAGTCGCGATATATGCGCGATCGCTCTCCAGAAAATTCAGGCTGGTGGCGAGATTATTCTGCTTGCAATTTGTGGACGGCAGCATTTTTCATGCCTTTAACAGAACAGAATTTGCAGTTGTTACCGACAACAGCAGCTTTAAGTCAGTTGTTACAGGGAAATGCCACAACGCGGAAGGTAGTAGAAGCAGCGAATAAGTTAGCAGAGGAAAAGAACTTTTTTCACTGGTGTTTAGAGTTTCCTGAAGTTTTTGAGGCGGGTGGGTTTGATACTGTCTTAGGTAATCCACCTTGGGAAAGAATTAAGTTACAGGAAAAAGAGTTTTTTGCTTCTCGAAGTTTTGAGATTGCTAATGCTGCGAATAAAGCAGCGCGGGAGAAGTTAATTAAGCAGTTGCAACAGAATAATCCTGAGTTAGCGCAAGCTTGGGAAGATGCCAAACATGATGCAGATGCACAAGGTAAGTTTATCCGCGAGTCGGCAAGATTTCCTTTAACTGCTGTGGGAGATATTAATACTTATGCCGTATTCTCTGAAATAGTAATAAACTTAATTTCTCCTTATGGACGCTCAGGTATTATCATACCAATTGGTATCGCTACAGATGATACAACTAAGATTTTTTTTAGTGAACTAATTAAGAATCAACGTTTGGCTAGCTTAACAGGGTTTGAAAATGAAGCTTTTATTTTTCCAGCAGTGGATCATACTGTCAAATTTTGCACTTTAACTGTAACAGGTATTAGCATTAAATCACAACAAGCTGAATATACTTTTTTTTGTCGCTATTTCACAGATGTTCATAATCATAAACGTCATTTTAATTTAACATCTAAAGATATTGCACTTATTAACCCAAATACTTTTAATTGCCCTGTCTTTAGAACACAGCCAGATGTAAAAATAACCAAAAATATTTATCGTACTATTCCTGTTTTAGATAATGAATCTACAGGCATTAATCCTTGGCAAATTTCGTTATCTGCTATGTTGCACATGGCAAATGATAGCAGATTGTTTGTTGATGTATATAATACGGGGTTTGTTCCTGTTTATGAAGCCAAGATGTTTCACCAATTTGATCATCGTTATTCGACTTATGAAGGAGCAACACAAGCTAATCTTAATGCTGGTATACTGCCACGTTTAAACAAAGAATTCAAACAAAATTTTAGTTGTTTTACTCAACCACGTTATTGGATTAGTCCTAATGAAGTTAAGAAGCGCTTATTTGATTGGTGGAATAAACAATGGTTAATTGTCGCGCGAAAAATCGGAAAAACAACAAATGAAAGAACTGCTATTTTTAGCATAATTCCTAAATATGGATGCGGCGATAGTATTATTATTTTAATACCCTCAGTAAAAAATACTAAATTAATTTCATGTTTAGTTGCTAACTCAAATAGTTTAGTTTTCGATTTTGTAACTCGCCAGAAACAGGGGGGAAATAACCTTGCATTTTTCATTCTCAAACAACTCCCCGTTATTCCCCCAGAAGCATACACACAAGAAGACATAGAATTTATCAGCAGCCGCGTCCTCGAATTAGTATACACAGCTTATGATATGCAACCCTTCGCGCAAGATATGGGATACGACGGCGAACCCTTCATCTGGAACCCAGAAAGACGCGCCCTACTTCGCGCCGAATTAGACGCATATTACGCCAAACTTTACGGACTCACCCGCGACGAATTGCGTTATATATTAGACCCCGCCGACGTTTACGGCGCAGACTTCCCCAGCGAAACTTTCCGCGTCTTAAAAAACCATGAAATCAAACAATTTGGCGAATATCGCACCCAAAGGTTAGTATTAGCAGCTTGGGATATGTTGGGATATTAG